Proteins from a genomic interval of Balaenoptera acutorostrata chromosome 21, mBalAcu1.1, whole genome shotgun sequence:
- the ZNF703 gene encoding zinc finger protein 703, with the protein MSDSPAGSNSRTPESSGSGGGGKRPAVPAAVSLLPPADPLRQANRLPIRVLKMLSAHTGHLLHPEYLQPLSSTPVSPIELDAKKSPLALLAQTCSQIGKPDPPPSSKLNSVAAANGLGAEKDPGRSASGAASASAALKQLGDSPAEDKSSFKPYSKGSGGGDSRKDSGSSSVFSTSSSSSLSPGDKAGFRVPSAACTPFPPHGAPVSASSSSSSPGGSRGGSPHHSDCKTGGGGAGGELDKKDQEPKPSPEPAAVSRGSGGEPGAHGGGTEAGASGRKSEPPSALVGAGHVAPVSPYKPGHSVFPLPPSSIGYHGSIVGAYAGYPSQFVPGLDPSKSGLVGGQLSGGLGLPPGKPPSSSPLTGASPPSFLQGLCRDPYCLGGYHGASHLGGSSCSTCSAHDPAAPGLKAGGYPLVYPGHPLQPAALSSSAAQAALPGHPLYTYGFMLQNEPLPHSCNWVAASGPCDKRFATSEELLSHLRTHTALPGAEKLLAAYPGASGLGSAAAAAAAAASCHLHLPPPTAPGSPGSLSLRSPHTLGLSRYHPYGKSHLSTAGGLAVPSLPTAGPYYSPYALYGQRLASASALGYQ; encoded by the exons ATGAGCGATTCGCCCGCTGGATCTAACTCAAGGACACCCGAAagcagcggcagcggcggcggcgggaagAGGCCGGCAGTGCCGGCGGCGGTGTCCCTCTTGCCCCCGGCGGACCCCCTGCGCCAGGCGAACCGGCTCCCTATCAGGGTCCTGAAGATGCTGAGCGCTCACACCGGCCACCTCCTGCACCCGGAGTACCTGCAGCCGCTGTCCTCCACTCCCGTCAGCCCCATTGAG CTGGACGCCAAGAAGAGTCCTTTGGCGTTGCTGGCCCAGACTTGCTCACAGATCGGCAAGCCGGATCCGCCGCCCTCGTCCAAGCTCAACTCGGTAGCGGCGGCCAACGGGCTGGGAGCGGAGAAGGACCCTGGCCGCTCGGCCTCGGGCGCCGCCTCCGCGTCTGCGGCGCTCAAGCAGCTGGGGGACTCCCCGGCCGAGGACAAGTCCAGCTTCAAGCCCTACTCCAAGGGCTCCGGAGGCGGCGATTCCCGCAAAGACAGCGGCTCCTCTTCCGTGTTctccacctcttcctcctcctccttgtccCCGGGAGACAAGGCGGGCTTCAGGGTCCCCAGCGCCGCCTGCACGCCCTTTCCCCCGCATGGAGCGCCGGTCTCCGCGTCGTCGTCCTCGTCCTCTCCCGGCGGCTCCCGGGGCGGTTCACCGCACCACTCTGACTGCAAGACCGGCGGCGGGGGCGCCGGCGGAGAGCTGGACAAGAAGGACCAGGAGCCCAAGCCCAGCCCGGAGCCCGCGGCCGTGAGCCGAGGCAGCGGTGGGGAGCCGGGCGCGCATGGAGGCGGCACCGAGGCCGGGGCCTCCGGGCGCAAGTCGGAGCCGCCCTCCGCGCTGGTGGGGGCCGGCCACGTGGCGCCGGTGTCGCCCTACAAGCCGGGCCACTCGGTGTTCCCGCTGCCACCCTCCAGCATCGGCTATCACGGCTCCATCGTGGGCGCCTACGCCGGCTACCCGTCTCAGTTCGTGCCTGGCCTGGATCCGAGCAAGTCTGGCCTCGTGGGAGGCCAGTTGTCGGGGGGCCTGGGCCTGCCCCCGGGCAAGCCCCCCAGCTCCAGCCCGCTCACCGGGGCCTCCCCGCCGTCCTTCCTGCAGGGATTATGCCGCGACCCCTACTGCCTGGGAGGTTACCACGGCGCCTCGCACCTCGGCGGCTCCAGCTGCTCCACCTGCAGCGCGCACGACCCAGCTGCGCCCGGCCTGAAGGCGGGGGGCTACCCGCTGGTGTACCCCGGGCACCCGCTGCAGCCCGCCGCGCTCTCGTCCAGCGCCGCCCAGGCCGCGCTCCCCGGCCACCCGCTCTACACCTACGGCTTCATGCTGCAGAACGAACCGCTGCCGCACAGCTGCAACTGGGTGGCGGCCAGCGGGCCTTGCGACAAGCGCTTCGCCACCTCGGAGGAGCTGCTCAGCCACCTACGGACTCACACGGCCCTGCCCGGCGCCGAGAAACTTCTGGCCGCCTATCCGGGGGCCTCGGGCCTGGGCAGCGCCGCCGCGGCCGCTGCGGCCGCCGCCTCCTGCCATCTGCACCTCCCCCCGCCGACCGCCCCCGGCAGCCCCGGGTCGCTGTCCTTGCGGAGTCCACACACTTTGGGCCTAAGCCGGTACCACCCTTACGGCAAGAGCCACTTATCCACAGCCGGGGGCCTAGCCGTGCCGTCCCTCCCCACAGCCGGACCCTACTACTCACCATACGCGCTGTACGGACAGAGACTGGCCTCAGCCTCCGCGCTCGGATACCAGTAA